In Chitinibacter sp. SCUT-21, a single genomic region encodes these proteins:
- a CDS encoding mechanosensitive ion channel, with protein sequence MTLDRHNLLAILISDFNQLGFFHPQIITQAVTLLLCWGAAFWASRRVLSHQSVQDMRWKTGGDGLKRVLFPILALILVSVSNLVLHFIDGQNNSLLRVANLLMLAMVNIRIFVYVIRRVFEGAQWVQQWEKYISLTIWGLYVLHVVGILPEVLQTLDAISFDAGKVHISVLTVLQGLLSVGATLLLAMWLGRTIEHRLMMADVMEMNVRVVLVKVMRSALVVLAVLLSLSLVGIDLTVLSVFGGALGVGLGFGLQKIASNYVSGFIILLDRSIKMGDLISVDNRQGVISGLTSRYIVLKAPDGTESLVPNDTLITQTVVNQSYNDRSVWVGLPVSVAYNSDLDRVMEIMVAATEGNPRILKDPAPGAFVTAFADSGINLTLGFWLADPENGQMGLKSELNLKIWRAFKENNVEIPYPRRDIMLLQPDGASPSSVNPA encoded by the coding sequence ATGACGCTGGACCGACATAATTTGTTAGCAATTCTGATTAGCGATTTTAATCAGCTGGGCTTCTTTCATCCGCAGATTATCACGCAGGCTGTGACACTTTTGCTCTGTTGGGGCGCTGCATTTTGGGCTTCGCGTCGAGTGCTCAGTCATCAGTCCGTGCAGGACATGCGCTGGAAAACCGGTGGTGATGGACTCAAACGGGTTTTATTTCCAATTTTGGCGCTCATTTTGGTAAGCGTATCGAATTTGGTGCTGCATTTTATTGATGGGCAAAACAATTCGCTATTGCGAGTCGCGAATTTATTGATGCTAGCCATGGTCAATATTCGCATCTTTGTTTATGTGATTCGCCGAGTATTTGAAGGTGCACAATGGGTGCAACAATGGGAGAAGTATATTTCGCTCACGATTTGGGGCTTATATGTCTTGCATGTCGTTGGTATTCTCCCAGAAGTTTTACAAACACTGGATGCGATTAGCTTTGATGCTGGGAAGGTGCATATATCGGTATTGACCGTGTTACAAGGCTTGCTGTCTGTTGGGGCAACATTATTGTTGGCGATGTGGTTAGGACGAACAATCGAACATCGTTTAATGATGGCCGATGTAATGGAAATGAATGTTCGCGTGGTTTTGGTCAAAGTCATGCGTTCTGCCTTAGTGGTATTGGCCGTACTGCTTTCTTTGTCATTGGTTGGTATTGATCTCACGGTGTTATCCGTTTTTGGTGGAGCCTTGGGGGTCGGTTTAGGGTTTGGCCTGCAGAAAATTGCATCGAATTATGTGTCTGGTTTCATCATTCTGCTCGATCGTTCGATCAAAATGGGAGATTTGATTTCAGTAGATAATCGGCAAGGGGTGATTAGCGGACTAACTTCGCGTTATATCGTGCTTAAAGCACCGGATGGCACTGAATCTCTAGTGCCTAACGATACTTTAATTACGCAAACCGTTGTTAATCAGTCGTATAACGACCGCTCAGTATGGGTGGGGTTACCCGTTTCAGTGGCGTATAACTCTGACTTAGATCGAGTCATGGAAATTATGGTGGCGGCGACTGAGGGGAATCCACGTATTTTAAAAGATCCTGCGCCAGGGGCTTTTGTCACAGCCTTTGCGGATAGCGGCATCAATCTAACACTTGGTTTTTGGCTGGCGGATCCCGAAAATGGGCAGATGGGACTTAAGTCTGAGCTGAACTTAAAAATTTGGCGCGCGTTTAAGGAAAACAACGTCGAAATTCCGTATCCAAGACGCGATATTATGCTGTTGCAGCCGGATGGCGCTAGCCCATCATCGGTGAATCCTGCGTAA
- a CDS encoding fatty acid desaturase, giving the protein MQWLNGLIDLPWWAYLIITLCLTHITIASVTIFLHRHQAHRALDLHPIASHFFRFWLWLTTAQVTKEWAAIHRKHHAKCETEEDPHSPQILGIKKVFFEGWELYRAEAANAETMKKYGHGTPDDWLERNLYSKYASMGPVLMALIDLALFGVNGIWIWAVQMLWIPVTAAGVINGIGHYWGYRNFECEDASTNIMPWGILIGGEELHNNHHTFGTSAKLSYKWFEFDIGWLYIRILSLLGLASVRKVAPKLKLADARPVLDDAALQAIIANRYAIAASYARTLKATVAAEVESLRAAACLPAFNSNLTKQMKIWLKQDDKDTPMAEKKHLQAVLAQSAVLTQIYQMRQELTRIWERSTLTRDELVQQLQDWCQRAEASGIQALQEFSLRLRAVA; this is encoded by the coding sequence ATGCAATGGCTCAATGGCCTAATTGATTTGCCTTGGTGGGCATATCTTATTATCACTTTATGTCTGACCCATATCACGATTGCATCGGTGACGATTTTTTTACATCGCCATCAAGCACATCGTGCGTTAGATTTGCATCCGATAGCGAGTCATTTTTTCCGTTTTTGGTTGTGGTTGACAACGGCACAGGTTACGAAGGAATGGGCAGCTATCCATCGCAAACATCATGCAAAATGCGAAACAGAAGAAGATCCGCATAGCCCACAAATTCTTGGGATTAAGAAAGTTTTCTTTGAAGGGTGGGAGCTCTATCGCGCCGAAGCTGCAAATGCTGAGACGATGAAAAAATATGGGCATGGCACGCCTGATGATTGGCTAGAGAGAAATTTGTATAGCAAGTATGCGTCTATGGGCCCAGTATTGATGGCTCTGATTGATCTTGCTTTATTCGGTGTGAATGGCATTTGGATTTGGGCAGTTCAAATGCTTTGGATTCCTGTTACAGCTGCAGGTGTAATCAATGGGATTGGCCACTACTGGGGCTATCGGAATTTTGAATGTGAAGATGCATCGACCAATATCATGCCGTGGGGGATTTTGATTGGTGGTGAAGAGTTACATAACAACCATCATACCTTTGGTACCTCGGCCAAACTTTCGTATAAATGGTTTGAGTTTGATATTGGCTGGCTGTATATCCGAATTTTATCCTTATTGGGTTTAGCGTCTGTACGCAAAGTAGCGCCCAAATTGAAACTAGCTGATGCGCGCCCAGTTTTGGATGACGCTGCCTTGCAAGCGATTATCGCTAATCGTTATGCAATTGCCGCTAGCTATGCACGTACCCTCAAAGCGACGGTAGCTGCAGAGGTAGAGTCATTGCGTGCCGCGGCCTGCTTACCTGCATTCAATAGCAATTTGACCAAGCAGATGAAAATTTGGCTGAAGCAGGATGATAAAGACACCCCAATGGCAGAAAAAAAGCATCTGCAAGCTGTGTTAGCGCAAAGTGCAGTATTGACCCAAATTTATCAAATGCGGCAAGAGTTGACGCGAATTTGGGAGCGCTCAACCTTAACTCGGGATGAATTAGTACAACAATTACAAGATTGGTGCCAACGCGCAGAAGCCAGTGGAATTCAAGCGTTGCAAGAATTCTCCTTACGATTACGCGCTGTGGCTTAA
- a CDS encoding RidA family protein, giving the protein MSSIQRYHVGPRLCETVVHNNTVYLAGQIAETLSKDALGQTQEVLACIDRLLGEVGSDKSKILQVTIFLSDMADYDAMNQAWSDWVPQGHTPARATVQAKLADPRYLVEMTIIAAL; this is encoded by the coding sequence ATGTCTTCAATTCAACGCTATCATGTTGGCCCACGCTTATGTGAGACAGTGGTACATAACAATACGGTCTATTTGGCTGGGCAAATCGCCGAGACCTTGAGCAAAGATGCATTGGGGCAAACTCAGGAAGTCTTAGCCTGCATTGACCGTTTATTGGGGGAGGTGGGGTCAGACAAAAGCAAAATCTTGCAAGTGACGATCTTTTTGAGTGATATGGCTGATTATGATGCCATGAATCAAGCGTGGTCTGACTGGGTTCCACAGGGGCATACGCCGGCTCGAGCTACTGTGCAGGCCAAATTGGCGGATCCGCGCTATTTAGTGGAAATGACGATTATCGCTGCTTTGTAA
- a CDS encoding glycoside hydrolase family 18 protein: MSRIFLAYLATWNKFDIASMPAEKLTHVCYAFANICDSQVVLAPSLARGSEQLAQFEDKFKQLQTLKLQNAELKIMISIGGWGAEGFSDAALNQQSRQEFARSAVQFMCERQLDGIDLDWEYPSNAMAGIKARTEDKGNFSLLLEEVRQALDRQSDLECRQGSARYQLSIAAGAGQYYLDGVEIERVAQTCDFINLMTYDFYNGWATKAGHHANLYCSSLDPTGDSVDSAVQLFIDHGVSPAKLVLGCPLYGRSLKGVGRAGLGALGQAGSNAAPGFHKIMTELLPSNRFVRHWDEAAQAPWLFDGDEFISYEDCESIERKGRYAKQLNLAGVMFWELSDDHHYALLNALHDGFYS, from the coding sequence ATGTCCCGTATATTTTTAGCCTATTTGGCTACTTGGAATAAATTTGATATTGCTAGCATGCCGGCAGAAAAACTCACTCATGTGTGTTATGCCTTTGCCAATATTTGTGATTCTCAAGTCGTCTTGGCCCCTAGTCTAGCCAGAGGTAGTGAGCAGTTAGCGCAGTTTGAGGATAAGTTCAAGCAGCTTCAAACGCTTAAATTGCAGAACGCTGAACTCAAAATCATGATTTCGATCGGTGGTTGGGGGGCGGAAGGGTTTTCTGATGCCGCACTGAATCAACAATCTAGGCAGGAGTTTGCCCGCTCAGCAGTGCAGTTTATGTGTGAGCGACAACTCGATGGAATCGATTTGGATTGGGAGTACCCGAGTAATGCCATGGCGGGTATCAAAGCACGCACCGAGGATAAAGGTAATTTCTCCCTACTATTAGAGGAAGTACGCCAGGCCCTCGATCGGCAGTCAGATCTGGAGTGTCGGCAAGGTTCGGCACGCTATCAGCTCAGTATTGCGGCGGGTGCGGGTCAATATTATCTCGATGGTGTTGAGATTGAACGAGTTGCCCAGACCTGCGATTTCATTAATTTGATGACGTATGATTTTTATAATGGCTGGGCAACGAAAGCCGGTCATCATGCCAATTTGTATTGCTCTTCGCTCGACCCGACTGGGGATAGTGTTGATAGCGCCGTTCAGCTATTCATCGATCATGGTGTATCACCGGCAAAATTGGTGCTGGGTTGTCCGCTCTATGGTCGTTCGCTTAAAGGGGTTGGTCGGGCCGGTTTAGGGGCGCTTGGTCAAGCCGGGAGTAACGCAGCACCTGGGTTCCACAAAATAATGACGGAATTACTTCCGAGTAATCGCTTTGTGCGTCATTGGGATGAGGCGGCACAAGCACCATGGCTTTTTGATGGCGATGAATTCATCAGCTATGAAGATTGCGAATCCATCGAGCGAAAAGGGCGGTATGCAAAACAATTGAATTTGGCAGGCGTAATGTTTTGGGAGTTAAGCGACGATCATCATTATGCGTTACTTAACGCGCTGCATGATGGTTTTTATTCCTAG
- a CDS encoding methylated-DNA--[protein]-cysteine S-methyltransferase: MTTLTTMHINLPFGGVELIATDATLLRLDFLGHLVPELTCVHPLLAEAKKQLLAYCNNPRFTFDLPYSLEGTPHQQKVWQQIARIESGQTLRYLDIASIIRSSPRAVGGACGRNPLPIIVPCHRVLAANGLGGFNANRNGIDWMPIKRWLLAHEGIISSNLIK, encoded by the coding sequence ATGACGACTTTAACGACAATGCATATTAATCTGCCATTTGGTGGTGTCGAGTTGATCGCGACAGATGCCACACTATTAAGGCTAGATTTTTTAGGCCACCTCGTACCGGAATTGACATGCGTCCATCCCTTGCTCGCCGAAGCGAAAAAGCAGTTACTTGCATATTGCAATAATCCGAGATTTACCTTTGATTTGCCCTACTCCTTAGAGGGGACACCGCATCAACAAAAAGTATGGCAACAAATTGCACGCATCGAGTCGGGGCAGACGCTGCGATATCTCGATATTGCCAGTATCATTCGCTCAAGTCCCCGAGCGGTAGGGGGGGCATGTGGTCGAAACCCGCTACCTATTATTGTGCCTTGCCACCGAGTTCTTGCGGCGAATGGGCTAGGCGGTTTTAACGCGAATCGAAATGGCATCGATTGGATGCCGATCAAACGTTGGCTGTTGGCACACGAAGGCATCATTTCCTCAAACCTTATCAAATGA
- the xerD gene encoding site-specific tyrosine recombinase XerD produces the protein MTDSRNIISADEVTLIDRFLDGIWLGDGLAKNTIESYRRDLLIWAHWLQQERQLTLWQADRDAVQAFLARQARDLKAASLARRMASLRKFYRYWILQDQLKLDPCAELASPKRVRPLPKALSEGAIESLLNAPDLDTAAGLRDRAMLELMYATGLRVTELVTLPITQVHLRERYLHITQGKGGKQRLVPMGEVAADWIARYLTEARTLLVANPAEACLFVNQRGEAMTRQGCWFIIKQYAAQAGIEPQLLSPHVLRHAFATHLLNHGADLRVVQTLLGHSDITTTQIYTQVASERLKQLHQIHHPRG, from the coding sequence ATGACCGATAGCCGCAATATTATCTCTGCCGATGAAGTCACACTGATTGATCGTTTTCTCGATGGCATTTGGTTAGGCGATGGCTTGGCGAAAAATACCATCGAGAGTTATCGCCGCGATTTGCTGATCTGGGCGCACTGGTTGCAGCAAGAGCGACAACTGACTTTATGGCAAGCTGATCGTGATGCAGTGCAAGCATTTCTAGCTCGCCAAGCTAGGGATTTAAAAGCCGCCAGTCTTGCGCGCAGAATGGCCAGTTTACGGAAGTTTTATCGTTATTGGATTTTGCAGGATCAGTTGAAATTGGATCCTTGCGCTGAACTAGCGTCACCAAAGCGCGTGAGACCCTTACCCAAGGCCTTATCTGAAGGCGCTATTGAATCATTATTAAACGCTCCAGATTTGGACACTGCGGCTGGCTTGCGCGATCGGGCCATGCTTGAGCTTATGTATGCTACCGGTTTGCGGGTCACTGAATTGGTAACGTTGCCAATCACACAAGTGCATTTACGTGAGCGCTATTTGCACATTACCCAAGGTAAAGGCGGCAAGCAGCGCTTGGTACCAATGGGGGAGGTGGCCGCGGATTGGATTGCCCGTTACCTCACTGAGGCGCGTACATTACTGGTGGCAAATCCTGCCGAAGCATGTTTGTTTGTCAATCAGCGTGGTGAAGCCATGACGCGACAAGGCTGTTGGTTCATTATCAAGCAGTATGCGGCGCAGGCAGGTATTGAGCCCCAATTGCTGAGCCCTCATGTGCTGCGCCATGCATTTGCTACTCATCTATTGAATCATGGCGCTGATCTGAGGGTTGTGCAGACTTTATTGGGGCACTCCGATATCACGACAACTCAAATCTATACGCAAGTTGCAAGCGAACGACTCAAACAATTGCACCAAATTCATCATCCACGCGGCTAG
- a CDS encoding mechanosensitive ion channel family protein, producing MDTAVISKYQDLAMSYVAEFGIKILAAIAFWVIGRWLIGVVVRFVQGGLNRQHVDPTVLRYVGSAVTVILNVLLVVGILGYFGIQTTTFAALLAAAGVAIGMAWSGLLANFAGGAFLIVLRPFKVGDMITAGGITGVVHEVGLFSTVILTPDNIITYVGNNKIFSDNIQNYTSTQFRRVDLKAQLSAAANVPEAIAQLKANIAKIPNVVAEPTVDVEILEFQLVGPVLAVRPYCHNDHYWQVYFDTNRVIMETLAAFPAPTPSQMLTVVQK from the coding sequence ATGGATACGGCGGTAATTAGTAAATACCAAGATTTGGCCATGAGTTATGTGGCTGAGTTCGGGATTAAAATTTTAGCTGCGATTGCCTTTTGGGTGATTGGTCGTTGGTTAATTGGTGTTGTTGTTCGTTTTGTGCAAGGAGGCTTGAATCGGCAGCACGTTGATCCTACGGTGTTACGCTACGTAGGCTCCGCGGTTACCGTCATTTTGAATGTCCTACTGGTAGTGGGAATTTTGGGCTACTTTGGCATCCAAACGACCACTTTTGCCGCGCTACTGGCTGCAGCGGGTGTTGCAATTGGTATGGCATGGTCTGGATTGTTGGCTAATTTTGCGGGTGGCGCGTTCTTAATCGTGCTTCGCCCGTTCAAGGTGGGTGACATGATTACAGCTGGTGGTATCACTGGTGTAGTGCACGAAGTGGGCTTATTTTCGACTGTGATTTTAACGCCAGACAATATCATTACTTATGTCGGCAATAACAAAATTTTTAGCGATAATATTCAAAACTACACATCAACTCAATTTCGCCGGGTTGACTTGAAAGCGCAATTATCAGCTGCTGCCAATGTGCCAGAGGCCATTGCACAGCTGAAAGCCAATATTGCCAAGATTCCAAATGTGGTGGCAGAGCCGACTGTTGACGTTGAAATTCTAGAATTCCAATTAGTGGGCCCAGTTTTGGCTGTTCGTCCGTATTGCCATAATGATCATTACTGGCAAGTGTATTTCGATACGAATCGCGTCATTATGGAAACGCTCGCTGCATTTCCCGCGCCGACACCATCTCAGATGCTCACCGTCGTGCAAAAATAA
- the clpA gene encoding ATP-dependent Clp protease ATP-binding subunit ClpA yields the protein MIAQELEVSLHMAFMDARQKRHEYITVEHLLLALLDNPSAIEVMKACGANIEELRRQLGDFVTEHTPVVSGTSEVETQPTIGFQRVIQRAILHVQSSGKKEVTGANVLVAIFGEKDSHAVYFLHQQGITRLDVVNFIAHGISKSASNSSQSAPKNEPNEESDGETSAGGALENYTQNMNQQALAGKIDPLIGRDHELERVIQTLCRRRKNNPLLVGEAGVGKTAIADGLARKIVEGDVPDVLADATVYTLDMGALLAGTKYRGDFEQRLKAVIKQLGEERNAILFIDEIHTLVGAGAASGGTLDASNLLKPALSNGTLKCIGATTYTEYRGIFEKDNALSRRFQKIDVVEPTIEQTVEILKGLKDKFEAHHGIKYTQAALTTAVELSAKFINDRHLPDKAIDVIDEAGAAQKILPRSKQKKTIGKGEIEDIIAKIARIPPKSVSTDDKNTLKTLERDLKNVVFGQEKAIEVLATSIKMARAGLGNPQKPIGSFLFSGPTGVGKTEVARQLAYTMGIELIRFDMSEYMERHAVSRLIGAPPGYVGFEQGGLLTEAINKHPYAVVLLDEIEKAHPDIYNVLLQVMDHGTLTDNNGRKADFRNVVIIMTTNAGAEMLNKSVIGFTAKKETGDEMQEIKRMFTPEFRNRIDAIIPFAPLTHEIILQVVEKFLMQLEAQLHEKKVEAHFSNELKDYLAKHGFDPQMGARPMARLIQDTIRKALADELLFGRLVSGGEVTIDIDKDGKVLLDIAEKETVPA from the coding sequence ATGATCGCCCAAGAACTCGAAGTCAGCTTGCATATGGCGTTCATGGATGCGAGGCAAAAGCGCCATGAATATATTACGGTCGAACATTTATTGCTCGCACTACTCGACAACCCCTCCGCCATTGAGGTGATGAAGGCGTGTGGTGCCAATATTGAAGAACTGCGCCGTCAGTTGGGAGACTTTGTCACCGAGCACACGCCCGTGGTCTCAGGCACCAGCGAAGTGGAAACCCAACCCACCATCGGTTTTCAGCGCGTAATCCAACGTGCGATTTTGCACGTGCAATCATCGGGCAAAAAAGAAGTGACCGGTGCGAATGTCTTGGTCGCCATCTTTGGTGAAAAAGACAGCCATGCGGTGTACTTCCTGCACCAACAAGGCATTACCCGTCTGGATGTGGTTAATTTCATCGCGCATGGCATCAGCAAAAGTGCGAGCAATTCATCGCAATCGGCACCGAAAAATGAGCCTAATGAAGAAAGCGATGGAGAAACCAGCGCAGGTGGCGCATTAGAAAACTACACGCAGAATATGAATCAGCAAGCGCTGGCGGGCAAAATCGATCCATTGATTGGCCGCGATCATGAGCTGGAACGCGTAATTCAAACCTTGTGCCGTCGCCGTAAAAATAACCCGCTACTCGTCGGGGAAGCTGGCGTGGGTAAAACCGCAATTGCCGATGGCTTGGCACGTAAAATCGTCGAAGGTGATGTGCCTGATGTGCTGGCCGACGCCACCGTCTACACGCTTGATATGGGAGCCCTGCTTGCTGGGACTAAATACCGTGGCGACTTTGAGCAACGCCTTAAAGCCGTGATCAAGCAACTCGGCGAAGAGCGCAACGCCATCTTGTTTATCGATGAGATTCATACCCTGGTCGGCGCAGGTGCGGCTTCCGGCGGCACGCTGGATGCGTCCAACTTGCTCAAGCCTGCCTTGTCGAACGGCACGCTCAAATGCATTGGCGCAACCACCTACACCGAATATCGCGGCATTTTTGAGAAAGATAACGCATTGTCGCGTCGCTTCCAAAAAATCGATGTGGTCGAGCCAACGATTGAACAAACCGTGGAAATTTTAAAAGGCTTGAAGGATAAATTTGAGGCCCATCACGGCATCAAATACACGCAAGCCGCATTAACCACTGCAGTTGAGCTTTCTGCCAAATTTATTAACGACCGGCATCTGCCCGATAAAGCGATTGATGTGATCGACGAAGCCGGTGCGGCGCAAAAAATCCTGCCGCGCTCGAAACAGAAAAAAACCATCGGCAAAGGTGAAATCGAAGACATCATCGCAAAAATTGCGCGCATCCCACCTAAATCGGTGTCGACTGACGATAAAAACACGCTTAAAACACTCGAGCGTGATTTGAAAAATGTCGTCTTTGGCCAAGAAAAAGCGATTGAAGTACTTGCGACTTCGATCAAAATGGCGCGCGCCGGTTTGGGCAATCCGCAAAAACCAATCGGCTCTTTCCTTTTCTCTGGTCCGACCGGAGTCGGCAAAACCGAAGTGGCGCGCCAACTCGCGTACACAATGGGGATTGAGTTGATTCGCTTTGATATGTCGGAATATATGGAGCGCCACGCGGTTAGCCGTTTGATTGGCGCGCCACCCGGATACGTTGGTTTTGAACAAGGAGGTTTGCTAACCGAAGCGATTAACAAACACCCGTACGCAGTGGTCTTGCTCGATGAAATCGAAAAAGCGCACCCCGATATCTACAACGTATTGTTGCAGGTAATGGATCACGGTACGCTGACCGACAACAATGGGCGCAAGGCGGATTTTCGCAATGTCGTGATCATTATGACGACCAATGCCGGCGCGGAAATGCTGAATAAATCGGTGATTGGTTTCACTGCGAAAAAAGAAACTGGTGATGAGATGCAAGAAATCAAACGCATGTTCACGCCAGAATTCCGTAACCGTATCGATGCAATCATTCCGTTTGCGCCACTCACGCACGAGATCATCCTACAAGTGGTCGAGAAATTCTTGATGCAACTTGAAGCTCAACTGCACGAGAAAAAAGTCGAAGCGCATTTCAGCAATGAGTTGAAAGACTATCTGGCTAAACACGGCTTTGATCCGCAAATGGGTGCTCGTCCAATGGCGCGCCTGATTCAGGATACGATACGCAAAGCTTTAGCTGATGAATTGCTGTTTGGCCGCTTGGTAAGTGGTGGCGAAGTAACCATCGACATCGACAAGGATGGTAAGGTATTGCTTGATATCGCAGAGAAAGAAACAGTTCCAGCTTGA
- the clpS gene encoding ATP-dependent Clp protease adapter ClpS gives MAISHQFDTELKKADVRTAPPPMWQVVLLNDDFTPMDFVIDVLQQFFGLGSDQATQIMLKVHHEGRGVCGIYPKDIAATKVADVTQHARSHQHPLQCIMEVK, from the coding sequence ATGGCAATTTCGCATCAGTTTGACACCGAACTCAAAAAAGCAGACGTACGTACCGCGCCCCCGCCCATGTGGCAGGTAGTGTTATTAAATGATGATTTCACCCCGATGGACTTCGTCATCGACGTGTTGCAGCAGTTTTTCGGACTAGGATCGGATCAGGCCACACAAATTATGCTTAAAGTGCACCATGAAGGTCGCGGCGTCTGCGGAATCTATCCCAAAGACATTGCCGCCACCAAAGTGGCCGACGTTACGCAGCACGCGCGCTCACATCAGCACCCGCTGCAATGCATCATGGAGGTGAAATAA
- a CDS encoding cold-shock protein yields MALGTVKWFNDSKGFGFITPDEGGDDLFAHFSAINMPGFKTLKEGQRVSFELTQGQKGMQAGNIQTA; encoded by the coding sequence ATGGCATTAGGTACTGTTAAGTGGTTCAATGATTCTAAAGGTTTTGGCTTTATCACTCCAGATGAAGGCGGCGATGATTTGTTCGCTCATTTCTCTGCAATCAATATGCCAGGCTTTAAAACACTGAAAGAAGGTCAACGCGTTTCTTTCGAATTGACGCAAGGCCAAAAAGGCATGCAAGCTGGCAATATTCAAACAGCTTAA
- the icd gene encoding NADP-dependent isocitrate dehydrogenase, giving the protein MSLIKVPQGGAKIVPNLATPDNPIIPFIEGDGIGVDITPVMIDVVDAAVKKCYGDARKIHWMEIYCGEKASKLYADGSYLPQETLDALKEYVVSIKGPLATPVGGGIRSLNVALRQNLDLYVCLRPVRYFDGVPSPVKRPDLVDMVIFRENTEDIYAGIEWDATSEGAKKVIEFLQKEMGVNKIRFPESSSIGIKPVSKEGTERLVRKAIQYAIDNNRKSVTLVHKGNIMKFTEGMFRTWGYELAKNEFGGVEIDGGPWLQLPNGIVIKDVIADAFLQQILLRPADYDVIATLNLNGDYISDALAAEVGGIGIAPGANLSDNVACFEATHGTAPKYAGQDKVNPGSLILSAEMMLRHMGWTEAADKIIESMGKAIQDKIVTYDFARLMDDAQEVSCSAFGKAMIERM; this is encoded by the coding sequence ATGAGTCTGATCAAAGTACCTCAAGGCGGCGCGAAAATCGTTCCTAACCTCGCCACTCCTGACAATCCAATTATCCCTTTCATCGAAGGTGATGGTATTGGTGTGGATATCACTCCAGTAATGATCGATGTAGTCGATGCTGCTGTGAAAAAATGCTACGGCGACGCGCGTAAAATCCACTGGATGGAAATCTACTGCGGCGAGAAAGCGTCTAAATTGTACGCTGACGGCTCTTACCTGCCACAAGAAACCCTCGATGCATTGAAAGAATACGTTGTATCGATCAAAGGCCCATTGGCTACACCAGTTGGCGGCGGTATCCGTTCATTGAACGTGGCTTTGCGTCAAAACCTGGACCTGTACGTTTGCTTGCGTCCAGTACGTTACTTCGACGGCGTTCCTTCGCCAGTTAAACGCCCAGACCTCGTAGACATGGTGATCTTCCGTGAAAACACTGAAGACATCTACGCCGGTATCGAGTGGGATGCCACTTCTGAAGGCGCGAAAAAAGTTATCGAATTCTTGCAAAAAGAAATGGGCGTGAACAAGATTCGCTTCCCAGAATCTTCTTCAATCGGTATCAAACCAGTATCGAAAGAAGGTACTGAGCGTCTGGTTCGTAAAGCGATTCAATACGCAATCGACAACAACCGTAAGAGCGTTACCTTGGTTCACAAAGGTAACATCATGAAGTTCACCGAAGGTATGTTCCGCACTTGGGGCTACGAACTCGCTAAAAACGAATTCGGCGGCGTTGAGATCGACGGCGGCCCATGGTTGCAATTGCCAAACGGCATCGTAATCAAAGACGTGATCGCTGACGCGTTCTTGCAACAGATCCTGTTGCGTCCAGCTGATTACGACGTTATCGCTACATTGAACCTGAACGGCGACTACATTTCTGATGCGTTGGCAGCAGAAGTGGGTGGTATCGGTATCGCTCCAGGCGCGAACTTGTCTGACAACGTAGCGTGCTTTGAAGCAACGCACGGTACTGCACCGAAATACGCAGGCCAAGACAAAGTAAACCCAGGTTCATTGATCCTTTCTGCTGAAATGATGTTGCGCCACATGGGCTGGACTGAAGCTGCTGACAAGATCATCGAATCTATGGGCAAAGCCATTCAAGACAAGATCGTTACTTACGACTTCGCTCGCCTGATGGACGACGCGCAAGAAGTGTCTTGCTCGGCCTTCGGTAAAGCAATGATCGAGCGCATGTAA